The Raphanus sativus cultivar WK10039 chromosome 6, ASM80110v3, whole genome shotgun sequence sequence AGCAGCTCGAGGTAAATGATTATTATAACCAGAAAGAGAGAGTATTAGTCTATGGTGACTGTTGGCTGatgtttgtttaaatatatatatgtcgCAGACTCAAAGGGCGCTGCAGTTACAGATTGAGAAACAGGGCCAATACCTACAGATGATGTTTGAGAAACAACAGAAGTTAGAAGAGAACAACAAGAGCTCTTCCTCATCAAAGCAGCAATGCAACGGCGCATCTGCAGAAGCCGAATCTGGTGTTGTCGTGACACAAGCATTGGACCAAACCGAGTCTTCAGCATCAAGGAAACGGGCCAGAGAAGATTAGtttagattgaaaaaaaaaacatattaaggTTGATTTGGTTTGGTCAGACATGTTTATTGAGAGTTAAGTTATAGGTTGTTTTGTGGAGAACACAGAGATGCATTAAACTACAgttttgttaaaagaaaaaattgtttctttCATAGGAAGCAGTTTGCTTTAAAGGCCCTGAAGATTAATTAAACAGAGTAAAATGGCCTGTTTCTTCTTATATAGCAAACGTGTTCCTCAAGAATTTCACAAAATAAGATGGCATACTACAAACAATAACGCAATCAACCTTCTCTCATCTAAAGTGATAACCCTGTATattaaaacaaaccaaaacctGAAACCACTTCCTTGGATTCCTCTAAAAAACAGAGctaaacccaaaacaaaacaaaaaagaaggaACTATGGCATTGGTTTTCACATAACACATTTACAAAGCTATGACCAACCAAGAAATAGAAACATCAGAGCACCAGTGAATGCATTTACAAGCCATGAGATTAGACGattcttaacaaataaaaattctgTATCAACCATTGTCACGGGTTTATAAAGAAGAGAGTGAATCCAAGGTAAGTTTTACCTTTATTAACTCATAAAAGGAGTCTCCAGTGACTCATCCTTAAACCTCAACACTTCCATTCAATGCATCTATCATCCATCGAAAGCCTTATGTAATCTCTATGTGCAAAACGTTCCCACTCTGTCAGCACAGGGTTCTCACACTCCTgtttccgttttttttttttgacatttttgaAACGTTATAAGATTCTCCCCTCCCCCACCACCCAAGCAAGTTTAAATATCAGACGACATGTACCTGAGGAATAAGTAATAGATCATGTGTTTCAAATGCCATAAATTTGTTTAGGTTAAACAGCATGTTGAAGACTTCTCCAGAGAGTTTGGAGCCCTTCAGGTCACGCAGGGTAATATAGCTTTCTTTCTGCGCAAGGAAACAAGAAAcgatcatatacatatataaaaaaatatgcaaGAGTCAGAAACAAATATTAGTTAACATGaactactgttttttttttttactagttCACCAAGATTTAAGTCAGCTTCTAGAACCAACAAACAACTTCTGATACCATCCTACTTTCCTTTAAATACTAGAATGGCTTGAGCATATAATAACCACAATATCATGAAATATAATTGTTTCAACCTCTGGTCTAATCATATCAATAATCTGGCACAAGACATCCTCAAAAAGAACAGCCTCTTCCTCCAAGCACTCCTTCCAACGCATCTGCTCCTCATAAAAGAATAGCATTTCATCTCTTGTAAGAATCCCATTCCCATCCAAGTCTACGCACTTAAACCTGGTGCAACATATCATTATGTCACAGATCAaaatgctctctctctctctctggatcCTTGCGTCACAGCTTACCAGTATTCTAGGCTAGACACTGACGATTTATCTTCTTCCGCAAGTATGAAATAGACAAAATCCTCATACCCTATCTTCCCTTCACCTTTGCTAGTGAACTTCCTAGCAACCTGAGTAGCAAAACCAATGCATTATCAGTAAAGAGAACTAATAACTTGGAACAATAAAGGACATATTGGATCAAGGTCTTTAAGACAAAAACCTGGGAGAATATTCTGTCGACAATACGTAAAGTTAGAGCATGGTTTCCATATCTCATAAGATCTTCTTTGTCAATCAGGAGATCATGATCCGTATCCAGCTCACAGAACTTGCAGTGTATGACATAGAAATGCTCATATGAGAAGTACCTAATAGAAAACTGTTGATGTCAAATACTACTATATATACAACAATAGTTCAgatgaactcttttttttttgttcagtacctcaacACTTTGTTGATGTCTTCTTCTTGGTCAGCATGAATCATTGCATCAATTAAGTTTCCACGTCTAAGCTCCCTAAATGTAAGTCGACCACTTCCAGATCTATTTATGTAGTAAAATATTCTGTAGATGACAGTTTCAGCTGGTCCAGCAAGTTAATTAAAAGTGTATCAGACCAACTTGCCAGTCATAAGAATATATCTAAGACAACATAAAAAATTTACCTTATATAAAACATCTCAAATCCATATAGAGCAATGCCATGTCATTATCTTGACACATCAATCAAAACTATCTTAGTTATCTAGTAATGTCATTGATTTAGTAAATATCTGATATATTTAGATAAGACATCATTCCAGACTTTACTGTAACTAAACATCTACTTGGAAGAATAGTTTCTACAACTAAACAACGTACTCAAGCAACACCAAGAGGAAGAACAAAA is a genomic window containing:
- the LOC108812309 gene encoding serine/threonine protein phosphatase 2A regulatory subunit B''beta-like; this translates as MAGGAPLNVLTASASASSSATTPSEGILPRTCGSPRKKKQRPALSNFSSSLKVTKELVKEPLPQFYFQNGRPPSIEMKEQCMFSINHFFCGHLDGLQIQEFKLVTREICKLPSFFSALLFRKIDFNNTGFVPREAFVNYWVNVNMLTMDTATQVFKILKQYNQNFIVKDDFKPLLKELLSSHPGLAFLQTKPEFQERYAETVIYRIFYYINRSGSGRLTFRELRRGNLIDAMIHADQEEDINKVLRYFSYEHFYVIHCKFCELDTDHDLLIDKEDLMRYGNHALTLRIVDRIFSQVARKFTSKGEGKIGYEDFVYFILAEEDKSSVSSLEYWFKCVDLDGNGILTRDEMLFFYEEQMRWKECLEEEAVLFEDVLCQIIDMIRPEKESYITLRDLKGSKLSGEVFNMLFNLNKFMAFETHDLLLIPQECENPVLTEWERFAHRDYIRLSMDDRCIEWKC